The Malus sylvestris chromosome 12, drMalSylv7.2, whole genome shotgun sequence genome contains a region encoding:
- the LOC126593740 gene encoding wound-induced protein 1-like yields MQNKATVEALYKALAQSQTDTVGKLLASDLEWWFHGPPKSQHMMRVLTGDSSHTDFRFEPRSITEIGGGVIIAEGWEGAKAYWVHVWTLKDGLITQFREYFNTWLTVKDLKPEGWESFTVWQSMPRDLFHRSLPTLLLAI; encoded by the coding sequence ATGCAAAACAAGGCAACTGTTGAAGCTCTCTACAAGGCGTTGGCACAGAGCCAAACAGACACAGTGGGAAAGCTTCTAGCCAGTGACCTAGAATGGTGGTTCCATGGCCCCCCAAAGAGCCAGCATATGATGCGCGTGCTCACGGGGGATTCCAGCCACACTGACTTCAGGTTCGAGCCCAGAAGCATCACAGAGATTGGTGGTGGTGTGATCATTGCTGAGGGATGGGAAGGGGCAAAGGCCTACTGGGTCCACGTGTGGACCCTCAAAGATGGGTTGATCACTCAGTTCAGGGAGTATTTTAACACGTGGCTGACTGTAAAGGATCTGAAGCCGGAGGGATGGGAGAGCTTCACTGTGTGGCAGAGCATGCCGAGGGACCTGTTCCACCGCTCCTTGCCAACCCTATTGCTTgctatttag
- the LOC126593739 gene encoding uncharacterized protein LOC126593739: MATRLMTKMFFVFRHHKRDGLLSDKNRTRDEISSTAPSSNSQGFRKRFNGILSQKIDWESMRKICKKWIKNPLNMALLLWISCVAVSGAILFLVMTGMLNHVLPAQSQRNEWFEINNQIINALFTLMSLYHHPKRIHHLVLLLRWKPKDVTFLRKIYCKNGTYKPHERMHILVVVAFLHLNCFAQYALCTLNLRYKRSERPAIGVGICLSVAIAAPAIAGVYCIVSPLGKEYEVDSESQDHILTNQTRKFSFASRNEQGIAEFAPQWRGGLFDFREDIAISYLSFFCTFCVFGWNAKRLGFGNMYVHIATFLLFCTAPFWILSLAAFHIDNNVAREAMTLSGIVLCMFGLLYGGFWRIQMRKRFNLPANNLCCGKPAVTDCAQWLFCCWCSLAQEVRTANFYSIMEDNLCRKQMSEHENPSLVPLRRESGKTQYRSGSNYLPSSRVEKDYPNVDRQLPMEPPVPSRIQREEKIEPKT; encoded by the coding sequence ATGGCTACAAGGCTGATGACAAAAATGTTCTTTGTTTTTCGACATCACAAAAGGGACGGCTTACTTAGTGACAAAAATCGCACAAGAGACGAGATCTCAAGTACCGCACCTTCTTCAAATAGCCAAGGTTTTCGAAAACGTTTCAATGGGATTCTTTCTCAGAAGATCGATTGGGAGTCCATGAGGAAAATATGCAAAAAGTGGATCAAGAACCCTCTGAATATGGCACTCCTTTTGTGGATAAGTTGTGTTGCTGTCTCCGGAGCAATCCTTTTTCTTGTGATGACAGGAATGTTAAACCATGTCCTACCGGCGCAGTCTCAGAGAAATGAGTGGTTTGAGATTAACAATCAAATCATCAATGCTCTCTTCACTCTCATGAGTCTTTACCATCACCCAAAAAGGATCCACCACCTTGTACTTCTCTTAAGATGGAAGCCGAAAGATGTCACATTTCTCAGAAAAATATACTGTAAGAACGGAACTTACAAGCCCCATGAACGGATGCACATTCTGGTTGTTGTTGCGTTCCTCCATCTGAATTGCTTTGCTCAGTATGCCTTGTGTACGCTTAACTTGAGATACAAAAGATCTGAGCGACCGGCTATTGGTGTCGGTATCTGCCTTTCAGTTGCAATTGCTGCTCCTGCAATCGCAGGTGTGTACTGCATTGTCAGCCCCCTTGGAAAGGAGTACGAAGTTGATAGCGAATCGCAGGATCATATTCTCACAAATCAAACGAGGAAATTTTCATTTGCATCTAGGAATGAGCAAGGGATTGCTGAATTTGCACCTCAATGGAGAGGGGGTTTATTTGATTTTCGGGAAGATATTGCCATATCTTATCTCTCTTTTTTCTGCACCTTTTGTGTTTTTGGATGGAACGCCAAAAGGCTTGGATTTGGCAacatgtatgttcacattgCAACATTTCTCCTCTTCTGCACAGCCCCATTTTGGATCCTCAGTTTAGCTGCCTTCCATATTGACAACAACGTTGCAAGAGAAGCCATGACTTTATCCGGCATTGTCCTTTGTATGTTTGGCTTGCTGTACGGTGGCTTCTGGAGAATCCAAATGAGGAAGAGGTTCAACTTGCCGGCGAATAACTTATGCTGTGGAAAGCCTGCAGTAACAGACTGTGCACAATGGCTTTTCTGCTGCTGGTGCTCACTAGCTCAGGAAGTTCGAACTGCGAATTTCTACAGCATAATGGAAGATAACTTGTGCAGGAAGCAAATGTCTGAGCACGAAAATCCCTCACTAGTCCCTTTGCGGCGTGAAAGCGGAAAAACTCAATATAGATCTGGCTCAAATTATCTACCTTCAAGCAGAGTTGAAAAAGATTACCCTAATGTAGACAGACAGCTCCCCATGGAACCCCCTGTTCCATCCAGAAtacagagagaagaaaaaatcgaaccgaagaCGTGA
- the LOC126593372 gene encoding uncharacterized protein LOC126593372 isoform X1 gives MATIAFGSGLVSARAEQSDGVRNSVLYSPNFNSLRLRRSCASTTRWRGVGVTRATAEAVEGRVIETEGEVKEKEKCRVLRVGVVCGGPSAERGISLNSARSVLDHIQGGDIHVSCYYVDAGLNAFAISPAQMYSNTPADFDFKLESLAQGFQSLPEFAEYLAASVDIVFPVIHGQFGEDGGIQELLEKYNVPFVGTGSIECCQAFDKYNASLELSKQGFITVPSCLVQGSEADESELSKWFARNQLDVESGKVVVKPARAGSSIGVTVAYGLADTYSKANAIITEGIDSKVLVEIFLEGGSEFTAIVLDVGSGLDSHPVVLLPSEVELQFHDNVDEDAIFNYRRKYLPTQQVAYHTPPRFPIDVIESIREGASQLFRKLGLRDFARIDGWFLPNSIHVPSSSDSKFGKTEMGTILYTDINLISGMEQTSFLFQQASKVGLSHSNILRSIIRRACMRYPNLAPFCSASDHVSRRSQTSLRNEPVCNDTRKVFVIFGGDSSERQVSLISGTNVWLNLQAFDDLEVIPCLLAPTIDKNEVDVSSRTVWSLPYSLVLRHTVEEVLDACVEAIEPDRVALTSHLRNRVVHDLMEGLKKHSWFTGFDIIDELPVKFSVEQWIKLAKEVHATVFLSVHGGIGEDGTLQSLLEAEGIPHTGPGVMSSKICMDKLATSLALNHLSDLGVLTINKDLRRKEDLISSSIPNVWHELTSKLHCATLCVKPARDGCSTGVARLCCAEDLSVYVKALEDCLHRIPPNSFSKAHGTIEMPNPPPELLIFEPFIETDNIILSSKSRNEKGHQILWSGESRWVEITVGVVGKQGSMRSLTPSITVRESGDILTLEEKFQGGTGINLTPPPSSIISNEALQKCKKHIEIIANTLELEGFSRIDAFVNVDSGEVLMIEVNTVPGMTPSTVLIHQALAEEPPMYPHEFFRTLLDLASERTIYTSK, from the exons ATGGCGACGATCGCATTTGGTTCCGGCCTCGTTTCAGCTCGCGCCGAGCAAAGCGACGGCGTTCGGAACTCGGTGCTGTACTCCCCGAACTTCAATTCCTTGCGGTTGAGGAGAAGTTGTGCTTCGACGACGCGGTGGCGCGGGGTCGGAGTCACACGCGCCACCGCGGAGGCGGTGGAAGGTCGAGTTATTGAGACGGAAGGGGAGgtgaaagagaaggagaaatgTAGGGTTCTTAGAGTTGGCGTCGTTTGCGGAGGTCCCTCGGCGGAGCGTGGGATTTCTCTCAACTCGGCTCGATCAGTTCTTGATCACATTCAG GGAGGTGATATACATGTGAGTTGCTATTACGTTGACGCTGGCCTTAATGCGTTTGCAATATCCCCTGCTCAG ATGTACTCAAACACTCCTGCGGACTTCGATTTTAAACTCGAAAG CCTTGCCCAGGGTTTCCAGTCTTTGCCCGAGTTCGCGGAATATCTAGCTGCCTCTGTGGACATAGTGTTCCCAGTCATACATGGTCAATTTGGTGAAGATGGTGGCATTCAG GAGCTTCTGGAAAAGTATAACGTTCCATTTGTGGGCACGGGATCAATTGAATGTTGCCAAGCATTCGACAAA TACAATGCTTCATTGGAGCTCAGCAAACAAGGATTCATAACAGTACCAAGTTGCTTAGTACAG GGAAGTGAAGCAGATGAATCTGAACTGTCAAAATGGTTTGCAAGAAATCAACTGGATGTTGAGTCAGGGAAAGTTGTG GTAAAACCAGCACGAGCAGGATCAAGCATTGGTGTTACAGTTGCATATGGTCTGGCTGATACTTATAGCAAGGCTAATGCAATTATTACAGAG GGAATTGACTCCAAAGTCCTTGTAGAAATATTTCTTGAAGGTGGGAGCGAGTTTACAGCAATTGTTCTTGATGTGGGCTCTGGTTTAGATTCCCATCCTGTTGTATTACTCCCAAGCGAG GTAGAACTTCAGTTCCATGACAATGTTGATGAGGATGCAATTTTCAACTACCGGAGGAAATATCTTCCAACACAACAG GTTGCTTATCATACTCCACCTCGGTTTCCTATTGATGTCATTGAAAGTATTCGAGAAGGAGCATCTCAGTTATTCAGAAAGCTTGGTCTTCGTGACTTTGCTCGAATTGATGGATGGTTTCTCCCTAATTCTATTCATGTACCATCATCATCAGATAGCAAATTCGGAAAGACTGAGATGGGTACAATATTGTATACTGACATTAATCTG ATTAGTGGGATGGAACAGACCAGCTTTTTATTTCAGCAAGCCTCGAAG GTTGGACTTTCTCATTCAAATATTCTCAGGAGCATAATTCGTCGGGCTTGCATGCGTTATCCGAATCTTGCACCATTTTGTAGTGCATCAGATCATGTTTCTAGAAGATCACAAACGTCACTGCGTAATGAACCGGTTTGCAACGACACTCgtaaagtttttgttatttttggaGGAGACTCTTCAGAGAGGCAAGTATCTCTTATCAGCGGAACAAATGTTTGGCTCAATTTGCAAGCTTTTGACGAT CTTGAAGTGATTCCATGTTTGCTTGCCCCCACAATTGACAAAAACGAAGTTGATGTGAGTTCCAGAACAGTTTGGTCTTTACC TTATTCTCTTGTGCTGAGACACACTGTAGAGGAAGTTCTTGATGCATGTGTAGAGGCAATTGAACCAGACCGAGTTGCATTGACATCTCACTTAAGGAACAGAGTTGTTCATGATCTTATGGAAGGCTTGAAGAAACATTCTTGGTTTACTGGATTTGATATCATTGATGAACTGCCTGTAAAATTCTCGGTTGAACAGTGGATCAAGCTAGCCAAGGAAGTTCACGCTACAGTTTTTCTTTCAG TGCATGGAGGCATTGGTGAAGATGGCACACTTCAGTCATTGTTAGAGGCTGAAGGGATTCCACATACAG gtCCTGGAGTGatgtcttcaaagatttgtaTGGACAAACTTGCAACATCGCTTGCTCTTAATCAT CTGTCGGATTTGGGAGTTCTTACTATCAACAAAGATTTGAGGAGAAAAGAAGATCTCATTAGTTCATCAATACCAAATGTATGGCATGAATTGACGTCAAAGCTTCACTGTGCAACATTATGTGTTAAACCTGCAAGAGATGGATGCTCAACGGGGGTTGCAAGGTTATG CTGTGCTGAAGACCTTTCGGTGTATGTAAAAGCATTGGAAGACTGTCTTCACCGGATTCCTCCTAATAGTTTTTCTAAG GCACATGGAACTATTGAGATGCCAAACCCCCCTCCAGAGCTCTTAATCTTCGAGCCTTTTATCGAGACCGATAATATAATCTTATCATCAAAATCTAGAAATGAAAAGGGGCATCAGATCTTGTGGAGCGGAGAGAGTAGATGGGTTGAAATAACTGTTGGAGTTGTTGGGAAACAAGGATCAATGCGCTCACTAACTCCTAGCATCACTGTCAGGGAGAGTGGTGACATTTTGACGCTCGAGGAGAAATTCCAAG GTGGGACTGGCATCAATCTGACTCCACCTCCATCATCCATTATTAG CAACGAGGCGTTGCAGAAATGTAAAAAACATATCGAAATAATTGCAAACACTCTTGAATTAGAAGGGTTTTCACGAATAGATGCATTTGTCAACGTGGACAGTGGAGAG GTCTTGATGATAGAGGTCAACACAGTGCCTGGAATGACGCCTTCCACGGTCTTGATTCACCAG GCACTAGCGGAGGAACCACCGATGTACCCTCACGAGTTTTTCCGTACACTGCTCGATTTGGCATCAGAGAGGACCATATATACTTCAAAATAA
- the LOC126593372 gene encoding uncharacterized protein LOC126593372 isoform X2, whose amino-acid sequence MATIAFGSGLVSARAEQSDGVRNSVLYSPNFNSLRLRRSCASTTRWRGVGVTRATAEAVEGRVIETEGEVKEKEKCRVLRVGVVCGGPSAERGISLNSARSVLDHIQGGDIHVSCYYVDAGLNAFAISPAQMYSNTPADFDFKLESLAQGFQSLPEFAEYLAASVDIVFPVIHGQFGEDGGIQELLEKYNVPFVGTGSIECCQAFDKYNASLELSKQGFITVPSCLVQGSEADESELSKWFARNQLDVESGKVVVKPARAGSSIGVTVAYGLADTYSKANAIITEGIDSKVLVEIFLEGGSEFTAIVLDVGSGLDSHPVVLLPSEVELQFHDNVDEDAIFNYRRKYLPTQQVAYHTPPRFPIDVIESIREGASQLFRKLGLRDFARIDGWFLPNSIHVPSSSDSKFGKTEMGTILYTDINLISGMEQTSFLFQQASKVGLSHSNILRSIIRRACMRYPNLAPFCSASDHVSRRSQTSLRNEPVCNDTRKVFVIFGGDSSERQVSLISGTNVWLNLQAFDDQILLSSVLNQGLRINSLCR is encoded by the exons ATGGCGACGATCGCATTTGGTTCCGGCCTCGTTTCAGCTCGCGCCGAGCAAAGCGACGGCGTTCGGAACTCGGTGCTGTACTCCCCGAACTTCAATTCCTTGCGGTTGAGGAGAAGTTGTGCTTCGACGACGCGGTGGCGCGGGGTCGGAGTCACACGCGCCACCGCGGAGGCGGTGGAAGGTCGAGTTATTGAGACGGAAGGGGAGgtgaaagagaaggagaaatgTAGGGTTCTTAGAGTTGGCGTCGTTTGCGGAGGTCCCTCGGCGGAGCGTGGGATTTCTCTCAACTCGGCTCGATCAGTTCTTGATCACATTCAG GGAGGTGATATACATGTGAGTTGCTATTACGTTGACGCTGGCCTTAATGCGTTTGCAATATCCCCTGCTCAG ATGTACTCAAACACTCCTGCGGACTTCGATTTTAAACTCGAAAG CCTTGCCCAGGGTTTCCAGTCTTTGCCCGAGTTCGCGGAATATCTAGCTGCCTCTGTGGACATAGTGTTCCCAGTCATACATGGTCAATTTGGTGAAGATGGTGGCATTCAG GAGCTTCTGGAAAAGTATAACGTTCCATTTGTGGGCACGGGATCAATTGAATGTTGCCAAGCATTCGACAAA TACAATGCTTCATTGGAGCTCAGCAAACAAGGATTCATAACAGTACCAAGTTGCTTAGTACAG GGAAGTGAAGCAGATGAATCTGAACTGTCAAAATGGTTTGCAAGAAATCAACTGGATGTTGAGTCAGGGAAAGTTGTG GTAAAACCAGCACGAGCAGGATCAAGCATTGGTGTTACAGTTGCATATGGTCTGGCTGATACTTATAGCAAGGCTAATGCAATTATTACAGAG GGAATTGACTCCAAAGTCCTTGTAGAAATATTTCTTGAAGGTGGGAGCGAGTTTACAGCAATTGTTCTTGATGTGGGCTCTGGTTTAGATTCCCATCCTGTTGTATTACTCCCAAGCGAG GTAGAACTTCAGTTCCATGACAATGTTGATGAGGATGCAATTTTCAACTACCGGAGGAAATATCTTCCAACACAACAG GTTGCTTATCATACTCCACCTCGGTTTCCTATTGATGTCATTGAAAGTATTCGAGAAGGAGCATCTCAGTTATTCAGAAAGCTTGGTCTTCGTGACTTTGCTCGAATTGATGGATGGTTTCTCCCTAATTCTATTCATGTACCATCATCATCAGATAGCAAATTCGGAAAGACTGAGATGGGTACAATATTGTATACTGACATTAATCTG ATTAGTGGGATGGAACAGACCAGCTTTTTATTTCAGCAAGCCTCGAAG GTTGGACTTTCTCATTCAAATATTCTCAGGAGCATAATTCGTCGGGCTTGCATGCGTTATCCGAATCTTGCACCATTTTGTAGTGCATCAGATCATGTTTCTAGAAGATCACAAACGTCACTGCGTAATGAACCGGTTTGCAACGACACTCgtaaagtttttgttatttttggaGGAGACTCTTCAGAGAGGCAAGTATCTCTTATCAGCGGAACAAATGTTTGGCTCAATTTGCAAGCTTTTGACGAT CAGATCCTACTATCTTCAGTACTTAATCAAGGATTGAGAATTAATTCACTCTGTAGATAA